The proteins below are encoded in one region of Glandiceps talaboti chromosome 17, keGlaTala1.1, whole genome shotgun sequence:
- the LOC144448097 gene encoding galanin receptor 2b-like, whose protein sequence is MTNDTNVTGAESSNVNGHLQDILFNVAIGVVGSLGILGNGIVCLVFLRVRTLRTTTNMFILNQSMIDFTSSLVFVWSYLGPTLDPVPLNTGGTLFCKLWLSLYPLWSLFDSSSLNLTAITLERYFAIVYPVLHHNQFKMTWVRIVMVTIWCVGFFIEGFWPYVHYNDNGICTNSFEDEHFERFVGVVVFVVEYAFPMTIFVYCYLKIFLVLRTRVREHNSNTFSSNQGGTYTKASRNVTKTLCVVVITYFLCWTVPSIAYFQNWVFGGPLNWNGPFYKFTVVSVFCNVCCNPLIYALMWDHFRKALKKTFNCATTNKTSPDQSQSLATITRA, encoded by the coding sequence ATGACTAACGATACAAATGTAACCGGAGCAGAAAGCTCAAACGTTAATGGACACCTGCAGGACATTTTGTTTAATGTAGCGATTGGGGTTGTTGGTTCACTTGGAATACTTGGCAATGGTATCGTCTGCTTGGTATTTCTTAGAGTACGAACATTGAGGACTAcaacaaatatgtttatactGAACCAGTCAATGATAGATTTTACAAGTTctcttgtttttgtttggagTTACCTTGGTCCAACCCTGGATCCTGTTCCCTTAAATACAGGGGGGACGTTGTTTTGTAAGCTATGGCTTTCTCTCTACCCTCTGTGGTCCCTCTTTGATTCGTCGTCTCTGAACCTGACAGCAATAACTTTAGAACGTTACTTTGCAATTGTTTATCCTGTGCTACACCATAACCAATTCAAAATGACGTGGGTACGAATCGTTATGGTCACAATATGGTGTGTTGGATTTTTCATAGAAGGGTTCTGGCCATACGTGCATTACAACGACAACGGCATATGCACCAATAGCTTTGAAGACGAACACTTTGAGAGGTTTGTCGGTGTCGTTGTGTTCGTAGTCGAATATGCCTTCCCGATGACAATTTTCGTGTATtgttacttgaaaatatttCTGGTTCTCCGGACACGTGTCAGGGAACACAACTCCAACACTTTTTCATCAAACCAGGGTGGAACGTATACTAAAGCATCACGAAACGTGACCAAGACTCTATGTGTCGTGGTAATTACATACTTCTTATGTTGGACGGTTCCATCCATTGCATACTTTCAAAACTGGGTGTTTGGTGGACCACTCAATTGGAATGGGCCTTTTTACAAGTTCACTGTCGTGTCCGTGTTCTGTAACGTTTGCTGCAATCCACTCATATACGCACTGATGTGGGATCACTTTAGGAAAGCGCTGAAAAAGACTTTCAACTGTGcgacaacaaacaaaacatcgCCAGACCAAAGCCAGAGCCTTGCCACGATAACACGGGCATAA